The Oceanotoga teriensis genome has a window encoding:
- the rsgA gene encoding ribosome small subunit-dependent GTPase A — protein sequence MSWKKAVVTRFHSNMVTAMDIDSGERFECMLRGKFKQQKIRPIVGDYIEYSSDNDNLKVENILPQKNRLYRPNIANVDQVVLVTTLKDPEVDLLIVDKFLIQAEKEKLDVLIIVNKVDLLNTDEEKFKLEKFINTYSEMYDVITTSKFSMENINLIKDNLKNKISTMAGMSGVGKSSLLNIINKDLSLKTGEISDKLKRGKHTTTFTELLYLDFGGFIADTPGFANLELLGFDTNSLKDFFPEFDVLSAYCAFSNCAHINEPDCEIKRCVDSGEISKSRYNNYLHIYSEISKRRDKKW from the coding sequence GTGAGTTGGAAAAAAGCTGTTGTTACAAGATTTCATTCAAATATGGTTACTGCTATGGACATAGATAGTGGTGAAAGATTTGAATGTATGTTAAGAGGAAAATTTAAACAACAAAAAATAAGACCTATAGTTGGTGATTATATAGAATACTCTTCTGATAATGATAATTTAAAAGTTGAAAATATTTTACCTCAAAAGAATAGACTTTATAGACCTAATATTGCAAATGTCGATCAAGTAGTTCTTGTAACAACTCTGAAAGATCCAGAAGTTGATTTATTGATAGTAGATAAGTTTTTAATACAAGCTGAAAAAGAAAAACTTGATGTTTTAATAATAGTAAATAAAGTAGATCTTTTAAATACTGATGAGGAAAAATTTAAACTTGAAAAATTTATAAATACTTATTCTGAGATGTATGATGTTATCACTACATCTAAATTTAGTATGGAAAATATAAATTTAATAAAAGATAATTTAAAAAATAAAATTTCTACTATGGCTGGTATGTCTGGAGTTGGAAAATCTTCTTTGTTAAATATAATAAATAAAGATCTTTCATTGAAAACTGGAGAAATTTCTGATAAATTAAAAAGAGGAAAACATACTACAACTTTTACAGAACTTTTATATCTTGATTTTGGAGGATTTATAGCTGATACACCGGGTTTTGCTAATCTCGAATTGTTGGGTTTTGATACTAATTCTTTAAAAGATTTTTTTCCTGAATTTGATGTTCTTTCAGCTTATTGCGCTTTTTCAAATTGTGCTCATATAAATGAACCTGATTGTGAAATAAAAAGATGTGTAGATTCAGGAGAGATCTCAAAATCCAGATATAATAATTATTTACATATATATTCCGAAATTTCTAAAAGGAGAGATAAGAAATGGTAA
- the rpe gene encoding ribulose-phosphate 3-epimerase yields MVKIYPSLLAADFNNLENEISEIEDIVDGLHMDIMDGSFVPNISFGFPILNSVRKISNLNFDTHLMIKNADSYIDEFSKTSRQLTVHYEAVTHLHRTVSRIKELGCEAGVSLNPHTPVFLLEEILPYLDRVLIMSVNPGFTGQKFIESSYKKIKKLHEMKLKLNPTLDIMVDGGVGENNIAKLYNCGVTSFVVGAGVFHQEDKRAAVLNLRKRAENND; encoded by the coding sequence ATGGTAAAAATATACCCATCTTTACTTGCTGCTGATTTTAATAATCTTGAAAATGAAATTAGTGAAATAGAGGATATTGTTGATGGTTTACATATGGATATAATGGATGGTTCTTTTGTACCCAATATATCCTTTGGATTTCCAATTTTGAATTCTGTAAGAAAAATTTCTAATTTAAATTTTGATACTCATTTGATGATAAAAAATGCTGATTCATATATAGATGAATTTTCAAAAACGAGTAGACAATTAACCGTTCATTATGAAGCAGTTACTCATTTACATAGAACTGTAAGTAGAATTAAAGAGCTTGGTTGCGAAGCAGGTGTATCATTGAATCCACATACACCAGTTTTTTTGTTAGAGGAAATTTTACCTTATTTGGATAGAGTACTTATTATGAGTGTTAATCCGGGTTTTACAGGACAAAAATTTATAGAAAGTTCTTATAAAAAGATTAAAAAATTACATGAGATGAAATTAAAACTCAATCCAACTTTGGATATAATGGTAGATGGTGGTGTTGGTGAAAATAATATTGCAAAACTTTATAATTGTGGTGTAACTTCATTTGTTGTTGGAGCAGGTGTTTTTCATCAGGAAGATAAAAGAGCTGCTGTTTTAAATCTAAGAAAAAGAGCTGAAAATAATGATTGA